One window of the Microvirga mediterraneensis genome contains the following:
- the motA gene encoding flagellar motor stator protein MotA: MGVLIGLAVAIGSLVSGYVAMGGHLAVIWQPWEYVIICGIAIGTFIIANPMPLVKDTGRAAREAISGTVPKRDHYLSILGLLYALMRELKNKPRNEVEGHIDQPEESEIFKAFPSVLKDKDLTLFICDYARLIIIGNARPHEIEALMEEEIATLKRDRTKPYYSINTVSEALPALGIVAAVLGIVKALGAIDQSPTILGGLIASALVGTFGGIFISYAFLSPLANKVKATREKQTRVYVIVKQALIAYMNGALPQIAVEHGRKGISVDYRPTIDEVEAATTTGGRSEDLKEAA, encoded by the coding sequence TTGGGCGTTTTGATCGGATTGGCAGTCGCCATTGGCTCGCTCGTGAGCGGCTATGTCGCCATGGGCGGTCATCTGGCCGTGATATGGCAGCCTTGGGAATACGTGATCATCTGCGGCATCGCGATCGGCACGTTCATCATCGCGAACCCGATGCCGCTGGTGAAGGACACCGGTCGGGCCGCCCGCGAGGCGATTTCCGGCACCGTTCCGAAGAGGGACCATTACCTCTCGATCCTGGGCCTTCTCTACGCGCTCATGCGGGAGCTGAAGAACAAGCCCCGCAACGAGGTGGAAGGTCATATCGACCAGCCGGAGGAATCGGAGATCTTCAAAGCCTTCCCGAGCGTTCTGAAGGACAAGGACCTCACCCTCTTCATCTGCGACTATGCGCGCCTGATCATCATCGGCAACGCTCGTCCCCATGAGATCGAAGCCCTCATGGAGGAAGAGATCGCGACCCTCAAGCGCGACCGGACAAAACCCTATTACTCCATCAACACCGTGTCCGAAGCCCTCCCCGCCCTCGGCATCGTGGCGGCCGTCCTGGGCATCGTGAAGGCTCTCGGTGCCATCGATCAGTCGCCCACCATCCTGGGCGGCCTGATTGCCTCGGCCCTCGTCGGAACCTTCGGCGGCATCTTCATCTCCTATGCGTTCCTGTCGCCGCTCGCGAACAAGGTGAAGGCCACCCGGGAGAAGCAGACCCGCGTCTATGTCATCGTCAAGCAGGCACTCATCGCCTATATGAACGGCGCGCTGCCCCAGATTGCCGTGGAGCATGGCCGCAAGGGCATCTCCGTGGATTACCGCCCGACCATCGATGAAGTTGAAGCCGCTACGACCACGGGCGGCCGCAGCGAAGACCTGAAAGAGGCCGCGTGA
- a CDS encoding flagellar motor switch protein FliM, with amino-acid sequence MMSGSQSANDIRDMLLDAAGLSLDRLPMLHVIFDRMSTSCAEHLRHMAASPMYYSLSGLESGRITEILEMYEANAVAGIFHAPEWDSHILIGFDRDFIYTMVEVLFGSDGSEPPVEEARGFSNIELKMAQTLFEQVAKALQASFSLVVDTKFKLERIETRMDFAVIGRRNNQAVAAKFLLQALNRGGEMFVIIPQSVLNPMRKALSQVVTGESSGRDPRWMKQIATEVKKTEVTLKAVLEERFLSLGEIADLKIGDVIELQATPRSRVKLESNQQGLFWCHIGQSEGSYVLKVDELIDQEKEFLDDVLPR; translated from the coding sequence ATGATGAGCGGCTCACAAAGCGCCAACGATATCCGCGACATGCTGCTTGACGCGGCGGGCCTTTCCCTCGACCGCCTGCCGATGCTCCACGTGATCTTCGACCGCATGTCGACGAGCTGTGCCGAGCATCTGCGCCACATGGCCGCCTCGCCCATGTACTACTCGCTCAGCGGGCTCGAAAGCGGACGCATCACCGAAATCCTGGAGATGTACGAGGCCAATGCGGTTGCGGGCATTTTCCACGCTCCGGAATGGGACAGCCATATCCTGATCGGGTTCGACCGCGACTTCATCTACACGATGGTGGAGGTTCTCTTCGGATCCGACGGCTCGGAGCCGCCGGTCGAGGAAGCGCGCGGCTTCTCGAACATCGAGCTCAAGATGGCACAGACCCTCTTCGAGCAGGTCGCTAAAGCCCTGCAGGCCTCCTTCTCGCTTGTGGTCGACACGAAGTTCAAGCTCGAACGCATCGAGACCCGCATGGATTTCGCCGTCATCGGACGGCGGAACAACCAAGCCGTCGCGGCGAAATTCCTTCTCCAGGCGCTCAATCGCGGCGGCGAAATGTTCGTCATCATTCCGCAATCGGTCCTCAACCCGATGCGGAAAGCCCTCTCGCAGGTAGTCACCGGCGAATCATCGGGCCGCGACCCACGCTGGATGAAGCAGATCGCCACCGAGGTGAAGAAGACCGAGGTGACGCTCAAGGCCGTTCTCGAAGAGCGCTTCCTTTCGCTCGGCGAGATCGCCGACCTGAAGATTGGCGACGTGATCGAGCTGCAGGCGACGCCGCGCAGCCGCGTCAAGCTCGAAAGCAATCAGCAGGGCCTCTTCTGGTGCCATATCGGCCAGTCGGAAGGTTCCTATGTTCTCAAAGTCGATGAACTCATCGATCAGGAAAAAGAGTTTCTCGATGACGTCCTCCCTCGCTAA
- the fliN gene encoding flagellar motor switch protein FliN yields the protein MHDDKLGGGKNLDSILRIPVTIQVVLGSATMPVANLMKLGRGAIVPLDHRVGEPVDVVVNGRIIARGEVVVVEDDNSRFGISLTEIVGPPTNDLNG from the coding sequence ATGCATGACGACAAGCTGGGGGGCGGGAAGAACCTCGACTCGATCCTGCGCATCCCCGTGACGATCCAAGTCGTCCTCGGTTCCGCCACCATGCCCGTCGCCAACCTGATGAAGCTCGGACGCGGCGCGATCGTTCCGCTCGACCACCGGGTCGGCGAGCCGGTCGACGTGGTGGTGAACGGACGCATCATCGCCCGGGGCGAGGTCGTCGTCGTCGAAGACGACAACTCCCGATTCGGCATCTCACTGACCGAAATCGTCGGTCCGCCCACCAACGATCTTAACGGCTAA
- a CDS encoding flagellar motor switch protein FliG gives MVAHVPMKANGTKVLKGPERVATLLFAMGKPAASKILKHFSEEEIRLVTKSAAQLGPVSPTQIEQLVEEFASNFSDGADLIGGAAHIEKLLTGILSPEQISSIMSEVVGNANRSIWERISTVSEGAIASYLMKEHPQTAALILSKVKPSCAAKVMTQLPQPLRNNLMRRMLSMKPIVDETMKNIEKTLHDDFMANFSKNAGSDTHAKIADIINKMERDHMEDVLTNLSSVRPKSAEILRGLLFTFDDIVKLTPKDRTTLFDQVPPDRVVLALKGTNDEFRKVVLSALSSRVRRMIEHELNSKEPSAHRDIAEARRTITDLALEMAGRGEIVINSENEDEAYF, from the coding sequence ATGGTCGCTCACGTTCCCATGAAGGCGAATGGCACGAAGGTTCTCAAGGGACCCGAACGCGTCGCAACGCTCCTTTTCGCCATGGGGAAACCTGCGGCGAGCAAAATCCTCAAGCACTTCAGCGAAGAGGAAATTCGTCTCGTCACGAAATCCGCCGCGCAGCTCGGGCCCGTTTCCCCGACGCAGATCGAGCAGCTGGTCGAGGAGTTCGCCTCGAACTTCTCCGATGGTGCGGACCTGATCGGCGGCGCGGCCCATATCGAGAAGCTGCTGACCGGGATCTTAAGCCCGGAACAGATCTCCAGCATCATGAGCGAGGTCGTCGGCAACGCGAACCGGAGCATCTGGGAACGCATTTCGACCGTCAGCGAAGGCGCCATCGCCTCCTATCTCATGAAGGAGCACCCGCAGACGGCGGCCCTCATCCTGTCGAAGGTCAAGCCATCCTGCGCCGCGAAGGTGATGACACAGCTGCCGCAGCCCCTGCGGAACAACCTCATGCGCCGCATGTTGAGCATGAAGCCCATCGTCGACGAGACGATGAAGAACATCGAGAAGACGCTGCACGACGACTTCATGGCGAACTTCTCGAAGAATGCGGGTTCGGACACGCACGCGAAGATCGCCGACATCATCAACAAGATGGAACGGGATCACATGGAGGATGTCCTGACGAACCTCTCGTCCGTCCGTCCGAAATCGGCCGAGATTCTCAGGGGCCTGCTCTTCACCTTCGACGATATCGTGAAGCTGACGCCGAAGGATCGCACGACCCTGTTCGATCAGGTCCCGCCGGATCGCGTCGTGCTGGCCCTGAAGGGCACCAACGACGAGTTCCGCAAGGTGGTCCTGTCGGCGCTTTCCTCGCGCGTCCGCCGCATGATCGAGCACGAGCTCAACAGCAAGGAGCCGTCGGCCCATCGCGACATCGCGGAGGCCAGACGGACCATTACGGATCTCGCGCTGGAGATGGCCGGTCGGGGAGAGATCGTCATCAACTCAGAGAACGAGGATGAAGCTTACTTCTAG
- the flhB gene encoding flagellar biosynthesis protein FlhB, whose product MSDTDDQDSKTEAPSDKKVRDAVEKGNIPFSREAPMFASIVGILIVLAFAARGTTKTLTEKLSLFVNRPQDFRLDSGSDAIALFHAVALESGQFLIPTVIILAACSLAASILQNVPSLVAERIRPQWNRISPVSGWKRIFGRQGLVEFAKSLFKFATMTLVSILLLKSEQYKVLNAMFTDPSLLPELMLTMAMRLVSAIAIATIVLVAADLLWARFKWRSDLKMTKQEVKEEYKQMEGDPMVKARMRSLAQDRSRKRMLAAVPKATFVIANPTHFAIAMRYERSEASAPIVVAKGKDLIALKIREIAEKNGVPVIEDKPLARSMYDHVEVDRMIPPDFYKAVAQLLFYILTRSK is encoded by the coding sequence ATGTCTGACACGGACGACCAGGACAGTAAGACAGAAGCACCTTCCGACAAGAAGGTCAGGGACGCCGTCGAGAAGGGGAATATTCCCTTCTCGAGGGAAGCCCCCATGTTTGCTTCCATCGTGGGAATCCTGATCGTCCTGGCTTTCGCCGCAAGGGGCACCACCAAGACCCTGACGGAGAAGCTGTCGCTCTTCGTCAACCGGCCGCAGGACTTCCGGCTCGATTCCGGCTCGGACGCCATCGCGCTGTTCCACGCCGTCGCTCTCGAATCCGGCCAGTTCCTGATTCCGACGGTCATCATTCTGGCGGCTTGCAGCCTTGCGGCGTCGATCCTGCAGAATGTGCCGTCCCTCGTCGCCGAGCGGATCAGGCCGCAATGGAACAGAATTTCACCCGTGAGCGGCTGGAAACGGATCTTCGGCCGCCAGGGGTTAGTGGAATTTGCGAAGTCGCTGTTCAAGTTCGCAACGATGACGCTCGTCAGCATCCTGCTTCTCAAGTCGGAGCAATACAAGGTTCTGAATGCCATGTTCACCGATCCTTCCCTCCTTCCGGAGCTGATGCTGACCATGGCCATGCGGCTTGTCTCCGCCATCGCCATCGCGACGATCGTCCTTGTGGCGGCAGATCTGCTCTGGGCGCGCTTCAAGTGGCGCAGCGACCTGAAGATGACGAAGCAGGAGGTCAAAGAAGAGTACAAGCAGATGGAGGGAGATCCCATGGTCAAGGCGCGGATGCGCTCACTGGCCCAGGATCGAAGCCGCAAGCGCATGCTGGCCGCCGTCCCGAAGGCGACCTTCGTGATCGCCAACCCGACCCATTTTGCCATCGCCATGCGCTACGAGCGCAGCGAAGCCAGCGCCCCGATCGTCGTCGCCAAGGGCAAGGACCTCATCGCTCTCAAAATTCGCGAGATCGCCGAAAAGAACGGCGTCCCCGTGATCGAAGACAAGCCTCTCGCAAGATCCATGTACGATCATGTCGAAGTCGACCGAATGATTCCTCCCGACTTTTATAAAGCAGTCGCTCAGCTCCTGTTCTACATCCTCACGAGGTCTAAATGA
- a CDS encoding AprI/Inh family metalloprotease inhibitor yields MLHKCFNAVSLLTLTAAISACSSTDPSYSQGPWAQGYARRAYPEYAAPWGRQLPGPAPFVITQPAVLPIESVEIPVTRPTGRRDFRFEADMGPLPPSQDTALVAPPEPAPPAAPSQQSLAAAPIYPEPQSSPPGIFAAPQRATSYAGTWNASIGASSCKVQLTSVPSLDLYKASTQGCKDEAVRGVNGWSFRENQVILFSRGTVVGRLSGAEAALSGTLSGSGSEIRMSR; encoded by the coding sequence ATGCTGCACAAATGCTTCAATGCGGTGAGCCTGCTGACGCTAACGGCCGCGATCTCGGCCTGCAGCTCGACCGATCCCTCCTACAGCCAGGGGCCTTGGGCGCAGGGATATGCCCGCAGGGCCTACCCGGAATACGCGGCACCCTGGGGGCGGCAGCTTCCCGGACCCGCGCCCTTTGTGATCACCCAACCTGCCGTTCTTCCCATCGAGAGTGTCGAGATCCCCGTCACGCGGCCCACAGGGCGGCGCGACTTCCGCTTCGAAGCGGATATGGGGCCCCTCCCCCCTTCGCAGGACACGGCTCTCGTGGCGCCCCCCGAGCCGGCGCCTCCAGCTGCACCGAGCCAGCAATCGCTTGCGGCGGCCCCGATCTACCCAGAGCCTCAATCGAGTCCTCCAGGAATTTTCGCCGCGCCCCAGCGTGCCACCTCGTATGCCGGAACCTGGAACGCCAGCATCGGCGCATCCTCCTGCAAGGTGCAGCTCACCAGCGTGCCTTCCCTGGATCTCTACAAAGCCTCGACGCAGGGATGCAAGGATGAGGCCGTGCGCGGCGTGAATGGATGGAGCTTCCGCGAGAACCAGGTCATCCTCTTCTCGCGAGGAACCGTGGTCGGCCGTTTGTCAGGCGCGGAAGCAGCACTTTCCGGGACGCTGAGCGGCTCCGGGTCCGAAATCAGAATGTCGCGATAA
- a CDS encoding transglycosylase SLT domain-containing protein translates to MGAKVWLLAAAALAGSISSACVATPAFAQAPSGLCEREMMRASSKYGVPIGMLYSVGLTETGRRGSLQPYAMNVEGKAVFSNSAAEAMQRFEEASRSGAKLIDLGCMQINHLYHRENFPSLASMLDPRMNVEYAARFLRELKTRHETWTMAVARYHAGPNNDPAQKRYVCRVIANMVATGFGQWTPGARTFCADAPGLSSGQTASDG, encoded by the coding sequence ATGGGAGCGAAGGTCTGGCTTCTGGCGGCGGCCGCGCTGGCGGGGTCTATCTCTAGCGCCTGTGTGGCCACTCCGGCTTTCGCCCAGGCGCCTTCCGGCCTGTGCGAACGGGAGATGATGCGCGCTTCATCGAAATACGGAGTGCCGATCGGCATGCTCTACTCGGTCGGCCTCACCGAGACGGGTCGGCGCGGCAGCCTGCAGCCTTATGCCATGAATGTCGAAGGCAAGGCTGTGTTCTCCAACAGCGCAGCCGAGGCGATGCAGCGTTTCGAAGAGGCGAGCCGCAGTGGCGCGAAACTCATCGATCTCGGCTGCATGCAGATCAACCACCTCTACCATCGTGAGAACTTCCCGTCTCTGGCGAGCATGCTGGATCCGCGCATGAACGTGGAATACGCAGCCCGCTTTCTCAGGGAGCTCAAGACGCGTCACGAGACCTGGACGATGGCCGTCGCGCGCTATCACGCCGGCCCGAACAACGATCCGGCCCAGAAGCGATATGTCTGCCGCGTGATCGCCAACATGGTCGCAACCGGCTTCGGTCAGTGGACGCCGGGAGCCAGGACCTTCTGCGCGGACGCGCCGGGTCTGAGCAGCGGGCAGACGGCCTCGGACGGCTGA
- a CDS encoding flagellar hook-length control protein FliK: MGPSQIEAVLVGAEGDKALSMAGEADADPLQDLLPEVPPREGSEDGSAPDAGSSTFAILENLLPRILARTANGNHADPGRSGASFASPSLAMMQQELENLSPANSGLGSKLAVSVQNQESHFKPIIEGLSSAPMESGLPFSTEETGQTSVNLLQEKAKSVGLKGLQPENTDEALQASAETAADAEAAAKSEERATVRSTISDRMTERTDVQKQAPINGAKTEPASLPSSTLQQLARSIVEDARGISEPQHPSFQHDGLNRVATARASAGVLRVLDLQLKPAELGLVTIRMRLSGDSIEMEIQAQHEDTAELLRNDADKLSSLLRVSGYRPDLINIQSAESASHDRSSFHRPQQGSMGGQSFDQGAAAGQGNSSRHQGDRYGGSRREIHQDGSEGLASGGGRAGGVYL, from the coding sequence GTGGGGCCATCCCAGATCGAAGCCGTTCTCGTGGGCGCCGAGGGGGACAAGGCGCTCTCGATGGCGGGAGAGGCCGACGCCGATCCGTTGCAGGATCTCCTGCCCGAGGTGCCTCCGCGCGAGGGTTCCGAAGATGGTTCGGCTCCTGACGCTGGCAGTTCCACCTTTGCGATCCTCGAAAATCTCCTTCCCCGTATTCTGGCGCGAACGGCCAATGGAAATCATGCCGATCCAGGGCGTTCCGGAGCCTCCTTCGCGTCGCCTTCCCTGGCCATGATGCAACAGGAACTGGAGAATTTGAGTCCGGCGAATTCAGGACTGGGATCGAAGCTCGCCGTATCGGTTCAAAACCAGGAATCTCATTTCAAGCCCATCATCGAAGGCCTGAGCAGTGCCCCGATGGAATCGGGACTGCCCTTCTCAACGGAGGAGACCGGACAGACATCCGTGAACCTTCTTCAGGAGAAAGCCAAAAGCGTTGGCTTGAAGGGCCTGCAGCCCGAAAATACCGATGAGGCTCTCCAGGCCTCAGCGGAGACGGCTGCCGATGCAGAGGCCGCAGCAAAGAGTGAAGAACGCGCAACCGTCAGAAGCACGATCTCGGATCGCATGACGGAACGGACGGACGTCCAGAAGCAGGCGCCGATCAATGGGGCGAAAACCGAACCCGCCTCTCTCCCGTCCTCCACGCTTCAGCAGCTTGCAAGATCCATCGTCGAGGATGCCAGGGGGATATCCGAACCTCAGCATCCCTCCTTCCAGCATGATGGTTTGAACCGGGTCGCCACGGCAAGAGCCTCCGCGGGTGTTCTCAGGGTCCTGGATCTCCAGTTGAAGCCGGCGGAACTCGGCCTCGTGACGATCAGAATGCGGCTTTCAGGCGACAGCATCGAAATGGAAATCCAGGCTCAGCACGAGGACACGGCGGAGCTTCTGCGAAACGATGCAGACAAGCTGTCCAGCCTTCTTCGCGTGTCGGGCTATCGTCCCGACCTGATCAACATCCAATCTGCCGAATCTGCCTCCCATGACCGCTCATCGTTCCACCGTCCGCAACAGGGAAGCATGGGAGGCCAGTCCTTCGATCAGGGCGCGGCTGCGGGTCAGGGCAACTCCTCCCGCCATCAGGGAGACCGCTACGGCGGCAGCAGGCGGGAGATCCATCAGGATGGGAGCGAAGGTCTGGCTTCTGGCGGCGGCCGCGCTGGCGGGGTCTATCTCTAG
- a CDS encoding chemotaxis protein MotC — MKGRSFSFIAMFVFLGAGAAMAESAGPSEAHAEQKVEAVGIPSPVQLVRTLHLMQDQIAVGSMEAHVAQRGLLGILDDRFMNLEPETWQTSKNVQAAVSFVLSGGNPAILRKLLELGSSVIGESERPLVEGALAYVEGREDAAQSALASVDPRSLPPMLGAQLALTQSALVVRKNAAKSDELLDFARLQAPGTLLEEAALRRQVFVASQTGKMEKFQSLATDYLRRYRHSIYAGNFRQRLAAALTRIDFGKEASRFDGLVAMMSELEPEARRDLYLLASRSSIEQGFTTSAQLLADKAGELAGSDQASGTRAKLYRAASLITSPQFIDGAVNDLRSIDRSNLAANDLSLLDSALAMADQIRRVPDLQSRPATPAKPEVTKVASEGQVSASTPVQGLEQLQALSKARDALSRVDKLIKN; from the coding sequence ATGAAAGGTCGTTCATTCTCTTTCATTGCGATGTTCGTGTTCCTCGGCGCAGGTGCCGCTATGGCGGAGAGCGCGGGACCCTCTGAAGCCCATGCAGAGCAGAAGGTCGAGGCCGTCGGCATCCCCAGCCCGGTGCAGCTCGTGAGAACGTTGCACCTGATGCAGGACCAGATTGCGGTCGGCTCGATGGAGGCACACGTCGCGCAGCGGGGGCTGCTGGGGATTCTGGATGACAGGTTCATGAACCTGGAGCCCGAGACCTGGCAAACGAGCAAGAACGTGCAGGCGGCCGTATCCTTCGTCCTCAGTGGCGGAAATCCGGCCATCCTGAGAAAGCTCCTGGAACTGGGCTCGTCCGTGATCGGAGAGAGCGAACGGCCCCTGGTCGAAGGTGCACTCGCTTATGTCGAGGGCCGGGAGGATGCTGCGCAGAGCGCACTCGCATCCGTGGATCCCCGCTCCCTTCCTCCCATGCTGGGAGCGCAGCTCGCCTTGACTCAATCGGCACTCGTGGTGCGCAAGAACGCGGCGAAATCCGACGAGTTGCTGGATTTCGCCCGGCTGCAGGCGCCCGGGACCCTCCTCGAAGAGGCTGCCCTGAGACGGCAGGTCTTTGTTGCCAGCCAGACCGGCAAGATGGAGAAGTTCCAGTCGCTGGCCACCGATTACCTGCGGCGATACCGCCACTCGATCTATGCCGGCAACTTCCGCCAGCGCTTGGCCGCCGCTCTGACCCGAATCGATTTCGGCAAGGAAGCGTCACGCTTCGACGGCCTCGTGGCGATGATGTCCGAGCTTGAGCCCGAGGCAAGGCGCGATCTGTATCTTCTGGCATCGCGTTCCTCGATCGAACAGGGCTTTACCACATCGGCCCAATTGCTGGCCGACAAGGCCGGGGAGCTGGCCGGATCGGACCAGGCAAGCGGGACAAGGGCAAAGCTCTACCGAGCAGCCTCGCTGATCACGTCGCCGCAATTCATCGATGGCGCCGTCAATGATCTCCGCAGCATCGACAGGTCGAATCTCGCGGCGAACGACCTGAGCCTGCTGGATTCTGCCCTCGCGATGGCGGATCAGATTCGACGAGTGCCTGACCTTCAATCCCGGCCTGCCACTCCGGCGAAGCCGGAAGTGACGAAGGTCGCCTCGGAGGGACAGGTGAGCGCCTCCACCCCTGTGCAAGGGCTGGAACAGCTTCAGGCCTTATCCAAGGCACGTGACGCCCTGAGCCGCGTCGACAAGTTGATCAAGAACTAG
- a CDS encoding MotB family protein, translated as MASSNKQEIVIVRRSDDGEDVVKGGAWKIAHADFMTAMMAFFLVMWLIGMTDEETRSGVANYFNPVQLAESTPNKKGLDDPQNVPPDNETDNTKDGKEKGSGEGTGGKSHQLRKPRFKEGALFQDPYAVLARIADEADVTPYDTLGADATPGDTEVPGLKAGEAFRDPFDPLYWQVAPVDELKTDTKPKPGTAAPAPPKAIMDVVAALSQKAPAGTRPEPKTTAPAPTPNGTSPDAAGQSANSDASVASAADLKAAELKRDIMKAVQPTKDSSPQPRIDVRRTGAGTLISLTDNFDFTMFAVGSAEPHAKVVRAMAEIAKILQSRPGKIVIRGHTDARPFKSANYDNWRLSQARAQMALYMLVRGGLNESRIVRVEGHADRDPKIPSDPNADQNRRVEILLQE; from the coding sequence ATGGCGAGTTCAAACAAACAGGAGATCGTCATCGTTCGTAGAAGCGACGATGGCGAAGATGTCGTCAAGGGTGGCGCATGGAAGATCGCACATGCGGATTTCATGACGGCCATGATGGCGTTCTTCCTCGTGATGTGGCTCATCGGCATGACCGATGAGGAAACACGCAGCGGCGTCGCCAACTATTTCAATCCGGTGCAGCTCGCGGAGTCGACCCCGAACAAGAAGGGGCTCGACGATCCGCAGAACGTGCCGCCGGACAATGAGACGGACAACACCAAGGACGGCAAGGAGAAGGGGAGCGGCGAAGGAACCGGCGGGAAGTCCCACCAGCTACGAAAGCCGCGATTCAAGGAGGGGGCCCTCTTTCAAGATCCTTATGCCGTGCTCGCCAGGATTGCCGATGAGGCTGATGTGACCCCTTACGATACGCTCGGCGCAGACGCGACGCCAGGCGATACGGAGGTTCCTGGCCTCAAGGCGGGCGAAGCTTTCAGGGACCCATTCGACCCTCTGTATTGGCAGGTCGCACCGGTCGACGAACTGAAGACGGACACTAAGCCGAAGCCTGGAACGGCCGCGCCAGCTCCTCCGAAGGCCATCATGGATGTGGTCGCAGCTCTGAGCCAGAAAGCTCCGGCCGGAACTCGGCCCGAGCCTAAGACCACCGCGCCGGCGCCAACACCGAACGGCACTTCGCCCGATGCGGCAGGACAATCTGCAAACAGCGATGCGAGCGTGGCAAGTGCGGCCGATCTGAAGGCGGCGGAGCTCAAGCGGGACATCATGAAAGCCGTTCAGCCGACCAAGGACTCGTCGCCGCAGCCGCGCATCGACGTCCGCCGGACCGGTGCGGGAACGTTGATCAGCCTGACGGACAATTTCGACTTCACGATGTTTGCCGTGGGCTCGGCCGAGCCCCATGCCAAAGTCGTCCGGGCCATGGCCGAGATCGCGAAGATTCTGCAGTCGCGTCCGGGGAAGATCGTCATACGGGGGCATACGGATGCCCGGCCCTTCAAATCGGCCAACTACGATAACTGGCGGCTGTCTCAGGCGCGGGCTCAGATGGCTCTGTACATGCTCGTTCGCGGCGGGCTGAACGAGAGTCGAATCGTGCGGGTCGAGGGGCATGCGGATCGGGATCCAAAGATCCCGAGCGATCCGAACGCGGATCAGAATCGCCGGGTCGAGATCCTGTTGCAGGAGTGA